Part of the Nostoc sp. ATCC 53789 genome, GTGATTTTTGATGTTGCACCCGGTGGTCGGGACAACTATAAAATCTGGGAAGAGGGTCAAGTACCCACAGTTATTTTTGAAATGACATCCTTTGGGACTAAGGGACAAGACGAAATCTTTAAAAAGACTCTCTATGAGCAGTTAGGTGTCAAGGAATACTGGCTATTTGACCCTAAAGGTGAGTGGGTGGAACAACAGCTACGTGGCTATCGCCTGCGGGGAGAAATTTACGAACCTATACAAGATGGGCGCAGTGAACCGTTACAACTACGCTTGGTGGTTGAGGGAAGGCTAATTGGATTTTATCGAGAGGATACAGGGGAAAAATTACTGATTCCAAATGAACTGGCAGAAGCTTTACGACAAGAAGTTTTAGCAAGACAGCAGGCAGAAGAACTAGTAGAACAAGAACGTCAACGAGCAGAACATGCAGAATTGCAGATAGAAAAGTTGAAGGCTAGGTTGCGATCGCTCAATGTAGATCCTGATACTATTCAGTAACAATGAAACTAAGATACGTGTAATTTACTGCAAGATGGTTTGAAAAGCTTTACCCTGTCTGGGTTTGGTAATTTGCTATATCTGAATTTTTCACCCATTAATTTACAACAGAAAATTAAGCCGTTCGAGATCATCTACCAAGTTTTGCTTCTATCTCAGCCCAATCCCAAGTAAACAATTTGTTACTTATGTCTTTGCTATATTTATTACCTTAGACAGAATACAATATATGGGGTATACCACGTTTCAATCTCAGAAATCTCAACAGTACTAATTTGATTGAGGAAACTGTTTTATACAGTGATTTTCAGAGGTTAGCGTTTTATTTACAACTTCCAATAGAAATTCCAAGACCAATGTAAAGTCAAGAATTTACCTTTAAATACCGAGGTATTAAATTATGCAGGAAATTGAAAGATTCTTTAGCAACTTCTTCAGTGGCATAATCAACCGTTTTAAGTATTCTGCGATGGACGCTGCCGATCGCAAAATGAGAGAAACTATCGATGAGCAGGTAGAACAAAGACGACAAAAAACCAAGCGCAAGGATGAGGAAGAACGCTAGTAGATAGGTTTTTTGGGCTAGTTTAACTAATTGGTAATTTCTGAGTTAAATAAAAGCATAGCGCTTCCTATTGTTGAGTGGGCAGCGCTTTTTATCGCCCTTACCAAACACTCTAGCGAATGTGCTAACCTAGTATGGTTAACTAATCTCGCACATCTGAGAATTCGGGTGTTTCCCAGGTTGGGAAATACACTTGGATGGAGGTTTAACCCGAATCGGAGTTGAAAAATATATGCCAGTAGTTTCATTGGCTCAAATGATGGAGTCAGGGGTTCACTTTGGGCATCAGACCCGGCGTTGGAACCCAAAAATGTCTCCTTACATTTATACTTCCCGCAATGGTGTGCATATTATCGACTTGGTGCAAACTGCCCAGTTGATGGATAATGCTTACAATTACATGCGATCGCACGCTGAACAAGGGAAGAAATTTCTTTTTGTCGGCACCAAGCGCCAAGCAGCTGGAATTATCGCCCAAGAAGCTAGCCGTTGTGGTTCCCACTACATTAACCAACGCTGGTTGGGCGGAATGTTGACGAACTGGGCAACCATCAAAACACGGGTTGACCGTTTGAAAGATTTAGAACGCCGTGAAGAAACTGGCGCACTAGATTTATTACCGAAAAAAGAAGCCTCAATGCTACGTCGGGAAATGACGAAGCTTCAGAAATATTTAGGCGGCATTAAAACAATGCGGAAAGTGCCCGATATCGTGGTAATCGTAGACCAACGACGGGAATATAACGCAGTTCAAGAATGCCAAAAGCTGAATATTCCCATTGTCTCCATGTTGGATACAAACTGCGATCCAGATGTAGTAGATATCCCCATCCCAGCAAACGACGATGCTATCAGATCAATTAAACTGATAGTCGGAAAATTGGCAGATGCCATTTATGAAGGTCGTCACGGTCAGCTAGATGCTGAAGATGATTACGAGGATTACGATGGTAGTGAGTATGACGATGACTACGAAGAAACCGAATATACTGATGCCGTAATTCCCGAAGAGGAACCAGAAGAATAGTGCTGTTAGCGGAAAGCTAAGGTTTAGCCCGTGCTGAGTAAGTAAGATAGAAAGACTCAGCAAATTTAATAATGCTGAGTCTTGATTTTTGAAGTTATTAAGTTGTGATTTGTCAATGAAGAATAAAATTGATGACTGAACACTCAAAACTCAGCACTCAGCACTAAATTAGGTGAGTGATTACAACTCGAGGTCAAGTTAGGAATTGAGGCAAAATGGCGGAAATATCTGCAAAACTCGTCCAAGAGCTACGCCAAAAAACTGGTGCCGGCATGATGGACTGCAAAAAGGCGCTGATAGAGACTGAAGGCAACGTAGAAGAAGCCGCAGACTGGCTACGGAAAAAGGGCATCTCTAAAGCGGGGGCAAAAAGCGATCGCATTGCGGCAGAAGGTCTAGTAGACACTTACATTCAGCCAGGTGGTCGAGTGGGTGTACTCATTGAAGTCAACTGCCAAACCGACTTTGTTGCTCGTAACGAAGCTTTTAAAGCTTTAGTTAAGAACCTGGCAAAGCAAGCAGCGACAGCTAATAGTGTTGAGTCTTTGCTGGCTCAACCCTA contains:
- the rpsB gene encoding 30S ribosomal protein S2, coding for MPVVSLAQMMESGVHFGHQTRRWNPKMSPYIYTSRNGVHIIDLVQTAQLMDNAYNYMRSHAEQGKKFLFVGTKRQAAGIIAQEASRCGSHYINQRWLGGMLTNWATIKTRVDRLKDLERREETGALDLLPKKEASMLRREMTKLQKYLGGIKTMRKVPDIVVIVDQRREYNAVQECQKLNIPIVSMLDTNCDPDVVDIPIPANDDAIRSIKLIVGKLADAIYEGRHGQLDAEDDYEDYDGSEYDDDYEETEYTDAVIPEEEPEE
- a CDS encoding Uma2 family endonuclease; this encodes MTATLPVSVESEIFYPSADGQPVAETYDHLYALLTTLEVLQQYLANSQATVLGNQFLYYAQGFPKLRVAPDVMVIFDVAPGGRDNYKIWEEGQVPTVIFEMTSFGTKGQDEIFKKTLYEQLGVKEYWLFDPKGEWVEQQLRGYRLRGEIYEPIQDGRSEPLQLRLVVEGRLIGFYREDTGEKLLIPNELAEALRQEVLARQQAEELVEQERQRAEHAELQIEKLKARLRSLNVDPDTIQ